The genomic region CGGAAATGAGGGACAACCTGCAGAGTGAAACTTTGTTGACACAGACTAAGACCGAGGTGCCATTTTTAGTCTCTTGCATCATACCTGCAGGTTGTGACTGACTTCCATGCTGACTTTAGGCAAAGACACGGCTATTGCTGTCGGTTTCAGCTTGCCCATCCACGTATCCAGCTGCTTCTGGGTCAGCATCTTCTCCACCCTGTCCAGAGGTTCCGTATGGTGAGGCATAATGAACACCACACTGGACTTCTTATGAGCCAGAGGCATGCTCAGGATATTTAACTTATTGGTTTTGTCATCATAGAAGCCATAGAGACCTGGggaaacaaatgcaaatgtattaCAGATATTAACAATCTCTGCCTAACAATACACTTTAGGGAAGCTCTTGCCTTTCCACTGTGAAACACAACCTCCCTGTCCTATATCGCAGGTATGTTTATTGTGTTACAAGTTACAGCTGTTGTTTTCTATGAGCAACATGTAGTGTAATCCAAAAGCAACTGTTCCAACTTTTGGGAAATATCcgtgtttgttttccttttgggtttgatgagaagattgataacaCTCTCATGTCAGTGGGTTAATATAAAGCTAGAGCTGGTTAGCTTAAAGATTTTAAAGCTAGCAAAATAACATAACTTAATAATTAACGCTTTTTATCTTGTACACAAATGTAGAATGTTCTTGTCATTCTGCTTCATCTTTTCATgtataaaatgcaaatgtttgcaTTGTGGAATTGTGGACTATccttttttgttccattttggGAATTGGGAACAGAAACATAGAATGGATaacaatatttgatttaaataacatttagtgAGGTTATGTTTCTAAACAggaattttgtttattttgtattattacacATGTCAGTGTAATGTTAAATCATTTCAATTCTagtggcgtttttccactgcatggcatctactcgactcgactcgcctctactcgtaTTGTTTGGGTTTTCTATTGCGTAAAAAAGTCCCACAAACCCGCCGTGTTTACCGGTAAAGAGTTTATCcagcattatttttttgtgttgttttttgctgcctccaggttcattagaaactaatttgccTTCTTGCTGTTGCAACGTGCCGAAAATCCAAAAAACACACCTgtgacgttctgtgtgtgtttcctgctatgacgaccagccacggtTCACATGATGCGGTACTAATCTCCAATGGAAAAAGGGTTCGGGGCACGGCCAAGCCGAGGCGAGGCGAGTCAAGCAgttaccattaatggaaaaacgccataaggctcgttaacatgttttgtttgattCTGTGGTGCTGTAGTTTTTTCTTCCATTAGTCCAAATATACGTAACCACTTACATTGCAGCCAGTCGGCTTTTGTGTTATTGCATTAAGTCTCTAATTGTAATTGTACCACCGACATAACTATGCCTCTAACCTGTGTTCAGTACgcagcaaaaatgtaaaaatcttcctttttacatttttgttgtgttttctgatgttttgatATGTACAGTAGGTCTTGAATTTCTTTCaagaagttttaaaaagtcttcAGTTTGAGTAATTGAAACCAGCAGAAACCCTTCAACAGGACTGTCTCTACCTACCTGTGCGGTGCATCATCTGTACTGAAATAGTGTAGCCACGGGACACCATGAATCCACGGTTGTCCACCATCTTATGATGGAACTGCTCATCCCAGTGAGCTGtgagaaataaaattaaaacaaattgagaaaaacatAAAGTAATACTACTGCACATACACAGGTTTTGTACACACTCACGTTTGAAAAACATAGCATTGATGATCATGGCGCCGTCGGTCTTTTCTACATCCTTTGTGACCTCGGGCAGTCTGCCATCAGTAGAATTGGCTGCCCACTCGTTGATGGAGCTCACGGCGCTCTTCTTATCGCTGAAGTTTATCTTCGAGGGGTCACAATTATAGTGCTTCTTGCTGCTCTTAACAAAATCTTCCACAAAGGTGACAGAGCTGGGTCCATACAGGCGGTTGCTAATCTTCCAGGTGACGTTGCGGGTCTTTGGGTCGCTCACCTCAGTCAGGAGCTCGGCCAGACCAGCGTGCAGCTGCTCGTCTTTAACCTTAGCTGCATTCAGAATGCTTTTTACCTGAGAAGCAGTGGAAGCTTTGCTCCCGAGGGCCACCAGACCCAGAGAGGAAGCCACCACTACAGGGGAAAAGAGGATGTTCTCTACATCTTTTTCCTTGGCAATGTTCTGGTAGAGACTGAAAGCCAGCTTGGCACTGTTGTCAGCCAGGATGGTGGCGGGTTTACTCAGTACTTTGTCTGGTGAAGCCGAGGTGGCAGCTGAAGCTGAAGTGGCCACGAGGACCAGGGCTACCAGGATAGTCACCCACATCTCTGTGTAATGCTAatcagagaaaacagaaaacgtGAAGTCAATAATGTAATCTACTGGCcaacagagagagagtcttGCCTGGGCTTATGTTTGTTCCATTTCAGTTTGAAATATCTTGTATAccttacttttttaaactcaggGAGACAATTTTGCAGCATGTTTGGGGTTTACACTGCCTGTTTTTAAGTATAATAGCAGGGGAGTTGGGTTCTCTCCCAGTAGACCTAAAGGCAAGACTTACATAACAGCCACGTCGGCAGCTGCAGGAAGTAAAGGCTGAAATAATGCCCAGCTAGGTCTGAGTTTTTCATGTCTtggaaacacaaaatatttaagaaTTCAAAAATGTCCCATAGAAGAATAAGTCTTGTTGATGCTGATTGGTTATAGGTGGTTTGGAAGAAGTGACTACGTGCTGACACATATGCAACCAATGTCAGGTTATTTACTCCAGGCCACTTAGATAGAGAGGATGTTTGCTTCCAGAAGGTTCTGTAAATACGGCCAGTTACAGTTATAGAGTTATTGTGTGGTCTTTTAAACtctaaaatgttgtttgtgtgtatcagCCTCTTTATAAAATGCAATGAGCAAACCACAATATGCTTAAAAGAGACGGATGATATACATCAAGAGTCTCCTCTCAGCAGCTTCAGAGACATTTTTTACAAGCTCACGCAAGCCCAAACACTGAAAGATGGAGCGATATCTGACCTCAGTGTACATGATAGAGATCACTTTTCAAAAAAGATTTggagtttaaatgtttttgtctacaATACTGTACAAGTACGGTCttacagctttttaaaataagtatttgaagaTGAATCTTCCCTGTGTTGCAAGTTGAGAATAAATAGGGATGAATACACTTGGCAAATGTTGATGATGTGATCTAAATAGCATTCATAAAGCTTTTGAAATCATACGGTAAAGTATCGGtaaatttgttttgtatgttatttTCATTCATGTTCTGGACATGAgactttgaatgaatgaatgatgagaAATTCTCTTCTGCAGTTTTAATGGCCAAGAGacactgtgtatgtatatatcatACCTCAAATGGATgtgcttttttattgtgtaatggGCACTGTAATAagtagacaaaaaaagagacatgcCACACATGTACCATAGTCAAAAGTTTCAGCCAACCCCTAAATGTCTCTCAAGCATTTCTattactttgacattttcttcaactttttttcttctttcaaaccTATCCAACAACATATGAATCCCACTGCGTATATCTACAATGTAATCTTAAGCTGCATATCCCAGTTCTGACTTTGTGGCCTCTTTTCACATGCCTGGGCATTTCCCACCAGTTGATCACTGCATACTCTCCCTTCCCCCCTTACTCCTAGTTCTTTCATCTTACCTTGTTAGCCTCTTTCAGTATTTCAGGAGGTTATCCTCAAGCTGCTTGCAAATAGATCCCCCAGCGCTGACCTCCTCTTTGTAAAGTTACCCTATTTAATGGTCTGAAACAGAGTTGTGTGAGACAGCTGCAGGAACTGTCATGCCCGGTTCTCAAAGCATTAAAATCTCTGCACTGGAATCTTCCATCCAGGCCGGTCCCGCCCATAGTATGGGGGAGCACAATCCTCCCCCTCCAGGTCCTAAAGCCTGAAATTGAAGCCCAGTCAGACCCCTACCACTCAGTGACCCATAATGAAGTTAACCGTCAATACTTTTACAGATTATGGTTGCACAGAAAAACATACAAGGGAAAACTTCCCTTTAGTGTTTCATCAGTATTTTTAATGTAGTTGTATTTGTGATACACAAATTGAAGGTGGCATCACTTTTTGTATATTCACTGTATAAAAGGAGCACTCCAGTGATTCATCCAGgttacttttgtacttttgttcaAATGTGGTGAACTTGGCAGCAACATTGTGTGCTACTATGTGTATATTAAATATGCTGAGATGGTATGTGTTGTGTTGCCAATCCCAAGGACACTGAAACACTAGAGAGGCAGACAGGATCCTTCCTGATGGTTCCTGCTAACTTCATTAGCACCCTTGTTGTCTCATGCCAGTGGGAGTTTGACTCAAGCTCTCCATAACAACAGGAAGCTCCAAAGCCAAATCTGCTAGTTCAGTAACCGTTGCAGACATATTCAGTAGTACAGAAACATTTGACTTCTTACTTTTTAATATGTACACATATGAATTCTTGGAATATGGGAACTCCTTTTGTGAAAAGAGTATGGGAACTGAGTTCTCTGGTTGCATATTTTCCCGTGAAtgcttccttctcttcttcctggTGGTATGTGCATCCTCCCCCTGCTTGGGGAGTGGTGTTTACAAGGGATCAGGCAGCAGGAAGTTAAAGAAGAAGCGGATGCATGTCCTCTGTAACATTGCCTCAGCAAATCaagtcaaatttatttatacatgtatagACCAAcatcacaaatcacaaatttgcctcaTAGGCCTTTTTTGCAATCTGTACAGCATCCAACGTTCTCCATCACCAGTCCCTCATTTTGAATAAGGAAAACGCCCCCCTAAAAACTTGAATAAACTTCAGGAAGAGCAACTGAGAATAACCAACATCATAATATATACAATCCACATGAGAAAAACATACATAGAATGTGAACATATCGTCAGAAAGAGAAAGCACATGCCTAAATAGACATATTAAAcggaaatatgaaataaaaaatagatacagaaaaatatatatatacatacaaagtAACTGACAAAGAGGCTGAATGGGAGAATGCAACATTTCCAAAGAATAAATAGTAACAATtgataaatgaagaaaatggaTCTGGTAGGGTGTCAAGCATCTTCTAGGTGTGAGGAAaggacacacaatcacacaggaAGCCAAACTCAAGCACACAATTTAGATAAGAGaatgacacaaatacacaacaacacaacaacaaattagCACAGTGCCTGTTGTAGGACACGTGAGGAGGACAGCTGCTGATCCAGCCCAGGGATAGTTACTGGAAAAGAGATTGAGATGAAGAAGAATGTAGAATAGTTGAATAATAGAACTATAACAAACACTACAGCTCACATTATACAATGAGACTGAGAATGGCCCGCCAACTGGATAATGAAAGAATGCAAATTTAATTGAAAGTTAAGGCAGTAGGTTTGAATTTTGAGTTTGGATTTAAAGGCCTCAACACAATCAGACTGATATCTACAGGAAGGTTTTTCCAGAAGAAGAGGGCAAGATAGGAAAAGGCCCCTTGGCCTGTATTCCTGTATTCTGAGAGCGGAGAGTCCTGATTGGCTTGGATCGGTTGCCAATGAAGGGAAGCTAAAACTGGTGTGATATGGTCACATTTAGCAGTTTTAGATAAGATTCTTCCTGCAGCATTCTGAACCATTTGAAGACTTTAGTAATAGCACGCTGCAGGCCTGACAGTAAAACATTCCAGTCTGGATGATACAGAGGCGGGAAATACAATCTCTGCATCAGCcgtgaataataaaaaaaaaaggatctggTGTGAGCTATTTGCGTCAGTGAAAAGAAGGTGATCTCAATGATATCTTAAATGTGCTGATAAAAAGAAAGGGTTGTATGTATTGCACATTACACCATGGTTCTTATCTGTTAAACTTTCACACAGATGTCTAGAGTCACTGCTACCTGATCAAACAGGTGTCCATGCCAAGACGGCCAAAGGCCAGCatctcagttttatctgagATTAGGAGCAAGAACGTACTTAACATCTAGTCTTTCACAGCAGACATAACTGTGGATCTATTATAGAAATGCAGCAACAGTTTAGCATGTTGATGTCTTTCTGTCATACATtagtaaaatgtacagtaagtctTTAGAGGACGCCTACACAAAACCAGATTTTATAGATCTTCAGTAGAATTTCTGTTAATCTGATTAATTCAACTGACTTAGTTTCTGTTTCTCTAACATCATGATTTGCAAATCCTCCGTAGACCAGGACATGATGTGAATTCACTGTTGCAACATTTACAACTACGTGACTATCATCTTACCCAGATATTATATGATGTAAGAGCTCAGAGGGAAAGGTATTAAttagatttgattttttttcttacttttgtttgcttttgctAAGGTTTTAAGTCTGTTCCACAAAACACTTTGTACATTTCCAGCAATGCAAGTGTGCTGGAAAACATGATGTTTTGACCATAGGAAGTACAGGCGTCATTTTGTAAAGGAGTACTCCACGAGTACTTCCAGTACTTACCCTCTCTGTCCCTCGTATAGGGACTGTTAAATCGCACATATCCGATGATGCAACCATGGCATCATTCATTAGACTTTAAAACTCCATGATGGCCCAGTGTGTAACGCAGTCTTTCCAACAATAACCCTGACAACATCATTTTCCCCAAGGCACATGTTCATCTACTAGTCTAATATTGCATATGCATTTTGTGAAAGATGTGTTgcaatttaatgttcaaacacTCAAGAATCAAACTGTGTTGCCATATGTATTATTAGGTTGaagtatagtagtatagtataatgTGGGGAAATATTTAGTGTTGGTAAAATGAGGAGTTTATTACATTCCAGTTAGGtgtgtttaaataaatctaataaCAGTTTTTCATTTAACTTGATTGCTGtgtattgacatttttatcatgaCTCTCTCTTCCTGACATATCTCTAAATGAACTCCCCAAAAGGCGAGGTCTTTCCCCACAGTGTTTATTCACGTTATGTATTCGCTGTTTTGGCCAGCATTTGAGCCTTCCACTGAAGCTTGTCTGTGCATTTTAATGAAAAGTTCACTGAAGTTCAAGAATTCACTGTGaatcaaatctttatttttggTATAACAGTGTCAGAGTCTTTATTTGAGCATCACTTCACACAGAAGAACTACAATACCCAGAGTGTGCATTATGTCCATGTTCACATCATTGGCTTTTGTCACATTCACTCAAA from Etheostoma cragini isolate CJK2018 chromosome 13, CSU_Ecrag_1.0, whole genome shotgun sequence harbors:
- the serpinh1a gene encoding serpin H1a: MWVTILVALVLVATSASAATSASPDKVLSKPATILADNSAKLAFSLYQNIAKEKDVENILFSPVVVASSLGLVALGSKASTASQVKSILNAAKVKDEQLHAGLAELLTEVSDPKTRNVTWKISNRLYGPSSVTFVEDFVKSSKKHYNCDPSKINFSDKKSAVSSINEWAANSTDGRLPEVTKDVEKTDGAMIINAMFFKPHWDEQFHHKMVDNRGFMVSRGYTISVQMMHRTGLYGFYDDKTNKLNILSMPLAHKKSSVVFIMPHHTEPLDRVEKMLTQKQLDTWMGKLKPTAIAVSLPKVSMEVSHNLQKSLGELGLTEAVDKSKADLSKISGKKGLYLASVFHASALEWGTDGNEMDMSIFSTDKLKNPTLFYADHPFIFLVKDQKTNSILFIGRMVRPKGDKMRDEL